One Kribbella sp. NBC_00662 genomic region harbors:
- a CDS encoding deoxyribonuclease IV: MTVKLGAHVEQDDPLAEAADRGADLVQFFLGNPQDYKAPKLAYADGEEALKTRAAAAGVDLYVHAPYRLNVANTNNRIRIPSRKLLQQTLDKAAEIDVKGVIVHGGHVGDEDDPEAGFDNWRKCIERAELPVPLLIENTAGGENAMARQLDRIARLWEAVQASGNDRLENVGFCLDTCHFHAAGEELPTIVEKVKAITGRIDLVHANGSRDEFGSGADRHSNFEEGHIDPADIVAVVQAAGAPVVVETPNANNGQKADLDYLRAHLK, translated from the coding sequence ATGACTGTGAAGCTCGGTGCGCATGTGGAGCAGGACGATCCGTTGGCGGAGGCGGCTGATCGGGGTGCTGACCTGGTGCAGTTCTTCTTGGGGAACCCGCAGGACTACAAGGCGCCCAAGCTTGCGTACGCCGATGGCGAGGAGGCGCTGAAGACGCGCGCCGCCGCGGCGGGGGTGGATCTCTACGTGCACGCGCCGTACCGGTTGAACGTGGCGAACACGAACAACCGGATCCGGATCCCGAGCCGGAAGCTGTTGCAGCAGACGCTGGACAAGGCGGCAGAGATCGACGTCAAGGGCGTGATCGTGCACGGCGGGCACGTCGGTGACGAGGACGACCCGGAGGCCGGGTTCGACAACTGGCGCAAGTGCATCGAGCGGGCCGAGCTGCCGGTGCCGTTGCTGATCGAGAACACGGCCGGCGGGGAGAACGCGATGGCCCGGCAGCTGGACCGGATCGCGCGGCTCTGGGAGGCGGTGCAGGCCTCCGGCAACGACCGGCTGGAGAACGTCGGGTTCTGCCTGGACACGTGCCACTTCCACGCGGCCGGCGAGGAACTGCCGACGATCGTCGAGAAGGTCAAGGCGATCACCGGGCGGATCGACCTCGTGCACGCCAACGGATCACGCGACGAGTTCGGCTCCGGCGCGGACCGGCACAGCAACTTCGAGGAGGGTCATATCGACCCGGCCGACATCGTCGCGGTCGTGCAGGCGGCCGGCGCGCCGGTCGTCGTCGAGACCCCGAATGCGAACAACGGGCAGAAGGCCGACCTGGACTACCTCCGGGCACACCTCAAGTAG
- a CDS encoding NUDIX domain-containing protein: protein MQAWAERFPELFAPGYWEWGDLDVRFTVDEPPDELISNVHVVCRTTGGIVVCGNDLGWRFLPGGTREPGETLEELVRRELLEEAGARLTGPLTWLGAHRADHRRPAPYRPHLPHPVSYWANFVADVVIEQEPTNPEDGEQVTEVLVLPPDEAADYLDGQPGGVMGPIVRLAQARQLV from the coding sequence ATGCAGGCCTGGGCAGAGCGGTTCCCCGAGCTCTTCGCACCCGGTTACTGGGAGTGGGGCGACCTCGATGTCCGGTTCACCGTCGACGAACCGCCGGACGAACTGATCAGCAACGTGCACGTCGTCTGCCGGACCACCGGCGGGATCGTTGTCTGCGGCAACGACCTCGGCTGGCGGTTCCTGCCCGGCGGCACGCGCGAGCCCGGCGAGACGCTCGAGGAGCTGGTCCGGCGCGAGTTGCTCGAGGAAGCCGGTGCCCGGTTGACCGGTCCGCTGACCTGGCTCGGCGCCCACCGCGCCGACCACCGCCGGCCCGCACCGTACCGCCCGCACCTGCCGCATCCGGTCTCGTACTGGGCGAACTTCGTCGCCGACGTCGTCATCGAGCAGGAGCCGACGAACCCCGAGGACGGCGAGCAGGTCACCGAGGTGCTGGTGCTGCCGCCGGACGAGGCGGCCGACTATCTCGACGGCCAGCCCGGCGGGGTGATGGGTCCGATCGTCAGGCTGGCTCAGGCACGACAGCTGGTTTAG
- a CDS encoding MFS transporter — MSLGRDFRRLWVAFTVSAFGSAVGLGALPLVAVIALDSSTFQVSMLAALSVLAGAAIALPMGDFIEQRRKRPVMIAADLVRFAALASVPVAAALGVLTFAQLCVAGVLQAAGTIAFQAASGAHLKALIPAAGRAEANSRFEQTNWLSLSVGPVIGGGLVSLVGATITLAVDAVSFLGSAIGIRRIKQPEPEPVKRVGKVDITAGWRYILRHRGLRALFWNSQLFGGPVMMTSPLLAVFMLRDLGLAAWSYGVMLGVSCIGGVIGARMAPRLTRRYGLHWMLLVFGVLRAPWLLLFPLAPHGMGGFVVLTVAETALLVGAGAFNPSFATYRMEQTEDAFMARVVGSWSISSRCVQPVFIALGGVLATVIGMRGALWVAGISCTLSAVLLPWRSAKPAVVPEPA, encoded by the coding sequence ATGTCTTTGGGTCGGGACTTCCGTCGGTTGTGGGTTGCGTTCACGGTCAGCGCATTCGGATCGGCGGTGGGGCTCGGCGCGCTGCCGCTGGTCGCGGTGATCGCACTGGATTCGAGCACGTTCCAGGTGTCGATGCTCGCGGCGTTGTCGGTGTTGGCGGGAGCCGCGATCGCCTTGCCGATGGGGGATTTCATCGAGCAGCGACGGAAGCGGCCGGTGATGATCGCGGCGGACCTGGTGCGGTTCGCGGCTCTCGCCTCGGTGCCGGTCGCGGCGGCGCTCGGCGTACTGACGTTTGCGCAGTTGTGCGTGGCGGGCGTGCTGCAGGCGGCCGGGACGATCGCGTTCCAGGCGGCGAGTGGTGCGCATCTGAAGGCGCTGATCCCGGCGGCCGGCCGGGCGGAGGCGAACAGCCGGTTCGAGCAGACGAACTGGCTGTCGCTGAGTGTCGGGCCCGTGATCGGCGGCGGGCTCGTCAGCTTGGTCGGGGCGACGATCACGCTCGCAGTCGACGCGGTGTCGTTCCTCGGTTCCGCGATCGGGATCCGGCGGATCAAGCAGCCCGAGCCGGAGCCGGTCAAGCGGGTCGGGAAGGTGGACATCACCGCAGGGTGGCGATACATCCTGCGGCATCGCGGGTTGCGGGCGCTGTTCTGGAACTCGCAGCTGTTCGGCGGGCCGGTGATGATGACCTCGCCACTGCTGGCCGTCTTCATGCTCCGCGACCTCGGGCTGGCAGCGTGGAGCTACGGGGTGATGCTCGGCGTCTCTTGTATCGGCGGTGTGATCGGCGCGCGGATGGCACCGCGACTCACCCGGCGGTACGGACTGCACTGGATGCTGCTGGTGTTCGGCGTACTGCGGGCACCGTGGCTGCTGCTGTTCCCGCTGGCGCCGCACGGGATGGGCGGGTTCGTGGTGCTGACCGTGGCGGAGACGGCCTTGCTCGTCGGTGCGGGTGCGTTCAACCCGTCGTTCGCGACGTACCGGATGGAGCAGACCGAGGACGCGTTCATGGCGCGGGTGGTCGGGTCGTGGTCGATCAGCTCGCGGTGCGTGCAGCCGGTGTTCATCGCGCTCGGGGGAGTGCTCGCAACGGTCATCGGCATGCGGGGCGCGCTGTGGGTCGCCGGGATCAGCTGCACCCTCAGCGCCGTACTGCTGCCGTGGCGCTCCGCTAAACCAGCTGTCGTGCCTGAGCCAGCCTGA
- a CDS encoding SDR family NAD(P)-dependent oxidoreductase, producing MTRKVALVTGSASGIGAATVRRLAADGMTVAVHSRSSYEAGQALAAELGGSYHQADLSDDAAAQALVPEVLSEHGRLDVLVNNAGISWPVPHASLDGLTADDWRRVLDVNLIAPWLLCTAALPALRESGGSIVNVTSHAGVRPKGSSIAYAASKAALNHVTKLLAAALGPDVRVNAVAPGLVDTPLTESWTDAQELWKTASPMRRAAQPSDVADLISAVVHNSYLTGEVILLDGGLNLR from the coding sequence GTGACCCGCAAGGTCGCGCTGGTCACCGGGTCTGCGAGCGGCATCGGAGCGGCCACGGTACGGCGGCTGGCCGCGGACGGGATGACCGTCGCGGTGCATTCGCGATCCAGCTACGAGGCCGGGCAGGCCCTGGCCGCCGAGTTGGGTGGGTCGTACCACCAGGCCGATCTGTCCGATGATGCGGCCGCACAGGCGTTGGTGCCGGAGGTGTTGAGCGAGCACGGGCGTCTCGACGTACTCGTGAACAACGCCGGTATCAGCTGGCCCGTCCCACACGCGTCACTCGACGGCCTCACCGCAGACGACTGGCGTCGAGTGCTCGACGTGAACCTGATCGCGCCATGGCTGCTGTGTACGGCGGCCCTCCCGGCGCTACGCGAATCGGGTGGATCGATCGTCAACGTGACAAGCCATGCCGGCGTCCGCCCGAAGGGCAGCTCGATCGCGTACGCCGCCTCGAAGGCCGCGCTGAATCATGTGACCAAGCTGCTGGCCGCTGCTCTCGGCCCGGATGTTCGTGTCAACGCGGTCGCGCCCGGACTCGTCGACACACCACTCACCGAGTCGTGGACCGACGCACAAGAGCTGTGGAAGACCGCGAGCCCGATGCGCCGCGCCGCTCAGCCGTCGGACGTTGCCGACCTGATCTCGGCAGTTGTCCACAACAGCTATCTGACCGGTGAGGTGATCCTGCTCGACGGCGGTCTGAACCTGCGCTGA
- a CDS encoding TetR/AcrR family transcriptional regulator — MSATGERPLRADAQRNRGQILDAAARSFSKCGLEATLEGIAKDAGVGIGTLYRHFPTREALIEAAYRSELAAVCDAASELLAKLPPAEALRAWMDRFIDYMARKMGMADALRAVIASGADPYAQSRDLLVGAITPILEAGVAAGDLRSDVTADDVLIGLSGVGLAAADRREQADRLLNLLIDGMRYGA; from the coding sequence ATGAGTGCTACCGGTGAGCGTCCGTTGCGCGCGGACGCGCAGCGCAATCGCGGCCAGATCCTCGACGCCGCGGCGCGGTCGTTCTCGAAATGCGGGCTGGAGGCGACGCTCGAGGGCATCGCGAAGGACGCCGGCGTCGGCATCGGCACCTTGTACCGGCACTTCCCGACGCGGGAGGCGTTGATCGAGGCGGCGTACCGCAGTGAGCTCGCGGCGGTCTGCGACGCCGCGTCGGAGCTGCTCGCGAAGCTCCCACCCGCCGAAGCGCTGCGGGCATGGATGGATCGCTTCATCGACTACATGGCTCGCAAGATGGGTATGGCCGACGCCCTGCGTGCGGTGATCGCCTCCGGCGCGGACCCGTATGCGCAGAGCCGCGACCTGCTCGTCGGCGCGATCACGCCGATCCTCGAAGCGGGCGTCGCGGCCGGCGATCTGAGGTCGGATGTGACGGCTGACGACGTACTCATCGGTCTGAGCGGTGTCGGACTGGCCGCGGCCGACCGTCGCGAGCAGGCCGATCGTCTCCTCAACCTGCTCATCGACGGCATGCGGTACGGCGCGTGA
- a CDS encoding SDR family NAD(P)-dependent oxidoreductase — protein MSRFTTPFGYESTAAEVISGVDLSGRRAVVTGGASGIGVETARALAGAGAEVTLAVRNTAAGERVAAEIIESTGNNHVFVAPIELADPASVRAFVDTWTGPLHILVNNAGVMAEPLNRTPQGWEHQFATNHLGHFGLSLGLHDALASAGDARVVSVSSSAHLQSDVHLDDLHFEHRPYEPWAAYGQSKTANILFAVEAAKRWAADGIVTNALMPGGIRTALQRHVPEETQQQWDQYRWKTVQQGAATSVLLAASPLVQDVTGRYFEDNQEALPNVPGERNGVAPYALDPESATRLWDVSEKLLTQV, from the coding sequence ATGAGCAGATTCACCACACCCTTCGGATATGAGTCGACCGCGGCCGAGGTGATCTCCGGCGTCGACCTCAGCGGCCGCCGTGCAGTCGTCACCGGCGGCGCGTCCGGGATCGGCGTCGAGACAGCCCGAGCGCTCGCCGGAGCAGGCGCCGAGGTGACGCTCGCGGTACGAAACACCGCGGCCGGCGAACGCGTCGCCGCGGAGATCATCGAGAGCACCGGCAACAACCACGTGTTCGTGGCTCCGATCGAGCTCGCCGACCCGGCGTCGGTGCGCGCCTTCGTCGATACCTGGACCGGCCCGCTGCACATCCTGGTCAACAACGCCGGTGTGATGGCCGAGCCGCTGAACCGCACTCCGCAAGGCTGGGAACACCAGTTCGCCACCAACCACCTGGGCCACTTCGGCCTCTCCCTCGGCCTGCATGACGCCCTCGCCTCAGCCGGCGATGCCCGCGTCGTCTCGGTCAGCTCGAGTGCACACCTGCAGTCGGATGTGCATCTGGACGACCTCCACTTCGAGCACCGTCCGTACGAACCGTGGGCGGCGTACGGGCAGTCCAAGACCGCCAACATCCTGTTCGCTGTCGAGGCCGCCAAGCGCTGGGCTGCCGACGGGATCGTCACCAATGCGCTGATGCCCGGCGGGATCCGGACCGCGCTGCAACGGCACGTGCCGGAGGAGACGCAGCAGCAGTGGGATCAGTACCGCTGGAAGACCGTCCAGCAAGGTGCGGCAACCTCAGTACTACTGGCGGCGTCCCCGCTCGTGCAGGACGTGACAGGGCGGTACTTCGAGGACAACCAGGAGGCGCTACCGAACGTCCCGGGCGAGCGGAACGGCGTCGCGCCGTACGCGCTGGATCCGGAGTCGGCCACTCGGTTGTGGGACGTCTCCGAGAAGCTGCTCACACAGGTTTGA
- a CDS encoding lipid II:glycine glycyltransferase FemX codes for MSDFSIRTISADEHAAYIAAQPAASFLQTPGWAAVKSEWKAESLGWFDPANPAELVGVGLVLYRQMPKVKRYLAYLPEGPVIDWDAIDLGSYLRPLAAHLQERGAFGIRMGPPIATRRWSAKTIKDAIAGGQQPKLGDVRPDVIEPSGATVTDQLRKLGWKAPRIAEGFAAGQPQYVFQVPLGGRSEDDLLKGMNQLWRRNIKKADKAGVEVTQGGPEDIKAFHGLYVETAQRDHFTPRPLPYFEKMYAAMANQPSGCCDFRIYNAHHEGDLVASTIWVRVGGHSWYSYGASSTAKRDVRGSNAVQWRMMTDALAAGASVYDLRGITDTLDPNDPHVGLIQFKTGTGGEAVEYVGEWDLPLNKALYTAFDLYMRRR; via the coding sequence GTGAGTGACTTCAGCATTCGGACCATCTCGGCCGACGAGCATGCCGCGTACATCGCGGCGCAGCCGGCGGCGAGCTTCCTGCAGACCCCTGGCTGGGCGGCGGTGAAGAGTGAGTGGAAGGCGGAGTCACTCGGGTGGTTCGACCCGGCCAACCCGGCGGAGCTGGTCGGTGTGGGGCTGGTGCTCTACCGGCAGATGCCGAAGGTGAAGCGGTACCTCGCCTACCTGCCCGAAGGCCCGGTGATCGACTGGGACGCGATCGACCTCGGCAGCTACCTGCGTCCGCTCGCCGCGCATCTGCAGGAGCGCGGCGCGTTCGGCATCCGGATGGGTCCGCCGATCGCGACCCGGCGCTGGAGTGCGAAGACGATCAAGGACGCGATCGCCGGCGGTCAGCAGCCGAAGCTCGGCGACGTCCGGCCGGATGTGATCGAGCCGTCCGGAGCGACCGTCACCGACCAGCTGCGCAAGCTGGGCTGGAAGGCGCCGCGGATCGCGGAAGGCTTCGCGGCCGGACAGCCGCAGTACGTCTTCCAGGTGCCGCTGGGCGGCCGCAGCGAGGACGACCTGCTGAAGGGTATGAACCAGCTCTGGCGGCGCAACATCAAGAAGGCGGACAAGGCCGGCGTCGAGGTGACGCAGGGCGGGCCCGAGGACATCAAGGCCTTCCACGGGCTGTACGTCGAGACCGCGCAGCGGGACCACTTCACGCCGCGGCCGCTGCCGTACTTCGAGAAGATGTACGCCGCGATGGCGAACCAGCCCTCGGGCTGCTGTGACTTCCGGATCTACAACGCCCATCACGAGGGCGACCTGGTCGCATCGACGATCTGGGTCCGGGTCGGCGGTCATTCCTGGTACTCCTACGGTGCCAGCTCGACCGCCAAGCGAGACGTGCGTGGATCGAACGCGGTCCAGTGGCGCATGATGACGGACGCGCTCGCGGCGGGCGCGTCCGTGTACGACCTACGGGGCATCACCGACACCTTGGACCCGAACGACCCGCACGTCGGGTTGATCCAGTTCAAGACCGGGACCGGCGGCGAGGCCGTCGAGTACGTCGGTGAGTGGGATCTGCCGTTGAACAAGGCGCTCTACACCGCATTCGACCTCTACATGAGACGGCGTTGA
- a CDS encoding alanine racemase → MPLVLHVDSDRWRDHLRSTWNPDIVPVAKGNGYGFGNHRLLAEARALGARTVAVGTYFEVPPDPREDIVVLSPWRPFLEVPQSRNVIHTVSRLADLVSIPAGSRVLIEVMTSMRRHGIGARELRHTMLLNALDRIRFEGWSLHFPMGAGGTSANLREAQQLAKAALDVRKGTLWVSHVPAQKLADIGPDVKLRMGTGLWLGDRGALTVRATVLDVHSVRRGERVGYRQRRVSGDGHILIVSGGTAHGVGLEAPTAAASVRQRAIAMAKGSLDAAGMALSPFSIEGKQRWFAEPPHMQASMLFLPSSVAPPAVGDEVNLDVRYTTTTFDKVSMD, encoded by the coding sequence ATGCCCCTAGTCCTGCACGTCGATTCCGATCGATGGCGTGATCACCTGCGTTCCACGTGGAACCCCGACATCGTTCCGGTCGCCAAGGGCAACGGGTACGGGTTCGGGAACCACCGGCTGCTGGCCGAGGCCCGGGCGCTCGGCGCGCGGACGGTCGCGGTCGGAACGTACTTCGAGGTCCCGCCGGACCCGCGCGAGGACATCGTCGTACTGTCGCCGTGGCGGCCGTTCCTCGAGGTGCCGCAGAGCAGGAACGTGATCCACACGGTCAGCCGGCTGGCCGACCTGGTCTCGATCCCGGCCGGCAGCCGGGTGCTGATCGAGGTGATGACCTCGATGCGCCGCCACGGCATCGGGGCCCGCGAGCTGCGGCACACGATGCTGCTGAACGCTCTCGACCGGATCCGCTTCGAGGGCTGGTCGCTGCACTTCCCGATGGGCGCCGGCGGTACGTCGGCCAACCTGCGCGAGGCGCAGCAGCTGGCGAAGGCGGCGCTCGACGTCCGCAAGGGCACGCTGTGGGTGTCGCACGTGCCGGCGCAGAAGCTGGCCGACATCGGTCCCGACGTGAAGCTGCGGATGGGGACCGGGCTGTGGCTCGGTGACCGGGGTGCGCTGACGGTCCGGGCCACCGTTCTCGACGTACATTCGGTCCGCCGCGGCGAGCGCGTCGGCTACCGGCAGCGCCGGGTCAGCGGCGACGGGCACATCCTGATCGTCTCCGGCGGTACGGCGCACGGCGTCGGGCTGGAGGCGCCGACCGCTGCCGCGAGTGTCCGGCAGCGGGCGATCGCAATGGCGAAGGGCAGCCTGGACGCGGCCGGGATGGCGTTGTCGCCGTTCAGCATCGAGGGCAAGCAGCGCTGGTTCGCGGAGCCGCCGCACATGCAGGCCAGCATGCTGTTCCTGCCGTCGTCGGTGGCGCCGCCGGCGGTCGGCGACGAGGTCAACCTCGACGTCCGCTACACGACCACGACCTTCGACAAGGTGTCGATGGACTGA
- a CDS encoding methyltransferase domain-containing protein, whose product MSFLERIEERSGAAELRAASYRLLGLKRGATCVDVACGAGHAVAELARKGLKVTGIDADPDAVEAARERAPGAMFHVAHSDDLPLEAGSMDGYRAMRRFHLLEDPAPTIAEAHRVLRPGGRIVVGGQDYGFVMITSSDQDLTDVIRLGLESHMVSPRAVRDLRDALLDAKFCDVEVVVHTEVITDHRQLAPQLNAAAGAAVDQALITKEDADGWLAEQAARARRDRFLAAIPTLLVGARR is encoded by the coding sequence ATGAGCTTTCTGGAGCGGATCGAGGAACGGTCCGGTGCGGCCGAGCTGCGCGCGGCGTCGTACCGGCTGCTGGGGCTGAAGCGGGGCGCGACCTGTGTCGATGTCGCGTGCGGTGCGGGGCATGCGGTGGCGGAGTTGGCCCGCAAGGGCCTGAAGGTGACCGGGATCGACGCCGATCCGGACGCGGTCGAGGCCGCACGGGAGCGGGCACCGGGCGCAATGTTTCACGTGGCACATTCCGACGACCTGCCGCTCGAGGCCGGGTCGATGGACGGCTACCGCGCGATGCGCCGGTTCCATCTGCTCGAGGATCCGGCCCCGACCATCGCCGAGGCACATCGGGTCCTGCGTCCCGGCGGCCGGATCGTGGTCGGCGGGCAGGACTACGGCTTCGTGATGATCACCAGCTCCGACCAGGACCTGACCGACGTCATCCGCCTGGGCCTCGAGTCACACATGGTGTCGCCGCGCGCCGTACGGGACCTGCGCGACGCCCTCCTCGACGCCAAGTTCTGCGACGTCGAGGTCGTCGTACACACCGAAGTCATCACCGACCACCGGCAGCTGGCGCCGCAACTGAACGCGGCAGCCGGCGCGGCCGTCGACCAGGCGTTGATCACCAAGGAAGACGCCGACGGATGGCTCGCCGAACAGGCCGCGCGGGCCCGTCGGGACCGTTTCCTGGCCGCGATCCCGACCCTGCTTGTCGGTGCCCGCCGCTAG
- a CDS encoding VOC family protein, whose translation MNEKIPLKGVVLDAPDARELARFYCRLLGWQLGTDEEGWAVAIGPDGSTQLSFQSEPAYRTPTWPSSADQQQMQVHLDFLVSDLESAHERAVAAGARLMEFQPQPDVRVYADPVGHIFCFFTD comes from the coding sequence ATGAACGAGAAGATTCCGTTGAAGGGCGTCGTGCTGGACGCGCCGGATGCCCGGGAGCTGGCTCGGTTCTACTGCCGGCTGCTGGGCTGGCAGCTGGGCACCGATGAGGAAGGTTGGGCCGTCGCGATCGGTCCTGATGGCTCCACACAGTTGTCGTTCCAGAGCGAGCCGGCGTACCGGACCCCGACCTGGCCGAGCTCGGCCGATCAGCAGCAGATGCAGGTGCATCTTGACTTCCTGGTGAGTGACCTGGAGTCGGCGCACGAGCGTGCGGTGGCCGCCGGGGCGCGGCTGATGGAGTTCCAGCCGCAGCCCGACGTCCGGGTGTACGCCGACCCGGTCGGTCACATCTTCTGCTTCTTCACCGACTGA
- a CDS encoding MFS transporter — protein MSTTTAVRTTNRHLTGFWFVATAFLTLMAFGTAPTPLWPIYQVTDHFGAFTVTIAFAVMVVGAASSFRLLGHLSDRLGRRRIILPALATGIVSAAVLAAWPQLPGLLIGRILTGVAVGLMASTATVYLTDLYREVRPDAGSGFPALVATVSNLGGLAIGPLVAGALAQWAPAPMRTSYVIFGGLMVVLLLLVLSSPETVDTALADQDRPVRFAVREGQRGAFWSAATLGFFAFAVMGLFSSLGAIIVRGQLGITSYFVAGLASFVCFAASAVTQLALRRAAHSTVLLIGTVMFPVGLALTALSLYRPALWLVLVAAGLAGGGAGLLFKSAVVTAVVAAEPASRAGVLATYFVIAYVGMGLPSIAFSLVIRHFALRPSMIGFAAVLSLGAVVAAHQSVKKQKM, from the coding sequence ATGAGTACGACTACCGCGGTGCGGACGACGAACCGGCACTTGACCGGATTCTGGTTCGTCGCCACCGCTTTCCTGACCCTGATGGCGTTCGGTACGGCGCCGACGCCGCTCTGGCCGATCTACCAGGTCACGGACCACTTCGGTGCGTTCACGGTGACTATCGCCTTCGCCGTGATGGTGGTCGGCGCAGCCTCGAGCTTCCGGCTGCTCGGCCACTTGTCCGACCGGCTCGGCCGACGCCGGATCATCCTGCCCGCGCTGGCCACCGGGATCGTCTCGGCCGCGGTCCTCGCCGCGTGGCCGCAGCTGCCGGGCCTGCTGATCGGGCGGATCCTGACCGGTGTCGCGGTCGGGCTGATGGCGTCGACCGCGACGGTGTACCTCACCGATCTGTATCGCGAGGTCCGTCCGGACGCCGGGTCGGGCTTTCCGGCACTCGTCGCGACTGTTTCGAACCTCGGTGGGCTGGCGATCGGGCCGTTGGTCGCCGGTGCGCTGGCGCAATGGGCGCCGGCTCCGATGCGCACGTCGTACGTGATCTTCGGCGGGTTGATGGTGGTCCTGCTGCTGTTGGTGCTGTCGTCGCCGGAGACGGTCGACACTGCATTGGCGGACCAGGATCGGCCCGTGCGCTTCGCCGTACGGGAGGGGCAGCGGGGTGCATTCTGGTCGGCGGCGACACTGGGGTTCTTCGCGTTCGCGGTGATGGGGTTGTTCTCGTCGCTCGGGGCGATCATCGTGCGCGGGCAGCTGGGCATCACGTCGTACTTCGTTGCCGGGCTGGCGTCGTTCGTGTGCTTCGCGGCGTCCGCGGTCACGCAGTTGGCGCTGCGCCGGGCTGCGCACTCCACGGTGTTGCTCATCGGCACGGTGATGTTCCCGGTCGGTCTGGCCTTGACGGCGCTCTCCCTGTACCGACCGGCGCTGTGGCTGGTCCTCGTCGCGGCCGGGCTGGCAGGCGGCGGCGCCGGCCTGCTCTTCAAGAGCGCGGTCGTCACCGCAGTCGTGGCCGCCGAACCGGCTTCGCGAGCGGGCGTGCTCGCGACGTACTTCGTGATCGCGTACGTCGGCATGGGCCTACCGTCGATCGCGTTCAGCCTGGTCATCCGCCACTTCGCCCTGCGCCCGTCGATGATCGGCTTCGCCGCGGTCCTGTCCCTCGGTGCCGTCGTCGCTGCTCATCAGTCGGTGAAGAAGCAGAAGATGTGA
- a CDS encoding LysR family transcriptional regulator, translating into MELRHLRHFVALAEERSFTAAAAREYIVQSGLSTSIRALEKDLGALLFVRGTRPVRLTAEGEALLPSARRTLEAADIARQTVQEVHGVLAGQLRIGALQTTGHTLPFASWLAEFALAHPRVEISVQQLAASEMVRLVTDGGLDCALVALLDGDPTGLDVVPLLAEPIMLACPADHPLARETAVGLVHLADERFVEAPPAWAIRSEIDRAFAEAGLHRRIACVVNEWSMVLDLVAAGVGIALVPQGLDFTLHPRSTEALRLVPLQGTSLERRVDLVVPSGHAASPAARRFSELVRSKLSAP; encoded by the coding sequence ATGGAACTTCGGCATCTTCGGCATTTCGTCGCGCTCGCCGAGGAGCGCAGCTTCACCGCGGCAGCGGCCCGCGAGTACATCGTTCAGTCGGGCCTGTCCACCTCGATCCGAGCACTCGAGAAGGACCTCGGCGCGCTTCTGTTCGTCCGCGGGACCAGACCGGTCCGGCTGACGGCGGAGGGTGAGGCGCTCCTCCCGTCCGCTCGCCGTACGTTGGAGGCAGCCGACATCGCGCGGCAGACGGTCCAGGAGGTGCACGGCGTCCTGGCCGGGCAGCTGCGGATCGGCGCGCTGCAGACCACCGGGCACACGCTTCCGTTCGCGAGCTGGCTTGCGGAGTTCGCACTTGCACATCCGCGGGTGGAGATTTCCGTCCAACAACTGGCCGCGTCGGAAATGGTCCGCCTGGTGACCGACGGCGGCCTGGACTGCGCGCTGGTCGCGCTGCTCGACGGCGATCCCACCGGGCTCGACGTCGTACCCCTGCTCGCCGAACCGATCATGCTGGCCTGCCCGGCAGATCACCCGCTGGCGCGCGAGACCGCCGTCGGGCTGGTGCACTTGGCCGACGAACGGTTCGTCGAGGCTCCGCCCGCGTGGGCGATCCGGTCCGAGATCGATCGAGCGTTCGCGGAGGCCGGCCTGCACCGCCGCATCGCCTGCGTGGTGAACGAGTGGAGCATGGTCCTCGACCTCGTCGCAGCCGGTGTCGGGATCGCGCTCGTGCCACAGGGTCTGGATTTCACGCTGCACCCACGATCGACCGAGGCGCTCCGGCTGGTCCCGTTGCAAGGGACCAGCCTGGAACGCCGGGTCGATCTGGTGGTGCCGAGCGGACATGCCGCCTCGCCCGCGGCGCGACGGTTCAGCGAGTTGGTGAGGTCGAAACTCAGCGCTCCTTGA